From the genome of Brassica oleracea var. oleracea cultivar TO1000 chromosome C4, BOL, whole genome shotgun sequence:
ATCCTCACCAGGAAGCTTACCCACTTTCCTTCTTATTGATCGAGGAGGTTCGACTTCTTTCTTTTCTATGTCACTTTCCTTCTTGTTTACCTGAGCAAACAAGGTGGGTTTTGTTTAAGATTTAGTTTAACTGAGTTTGCTAGCGGTTAAACAATTAGTTAGGGGTTTTATGTTAGTGAGCTTAAGTATAAAACGTCTGTTTTGTACTCTGTTTGGACTTAAAGATGTCAGAAATCTTGTATACAAACCCGATCAAATGCGAAAAAAGAAATAACATTTTGAGAGAAAACGATTGAGGCAAATATTCGTTTATGATTTGTATATTGCTTATGTGAATGAATAATTTATAATCCTTTAAACCCTTATTTATAGAATCTAAAAGTATAATTTTCATCTTCTATTTAGAAAAAAAAATATTTAACAAATGCACTTTTCTAATCCAAAAAAAGAAATGTGATTTTTTACTGGTGGACCGAGATTTAAGTCACTTTTAGAATCAATAATTTTTATCATACAACTACAAGTTTTTTACTGGTGCCACTGTGTGGCTTGTAGAGTGTTTTAGTCTCATAAACATATTTGGTTCTCCATGAACAGATTGTTACTTTGCTCTGAAGGCATGGAACGCTCAGCAAGCAGGAGCAGCAGCCATTCTAGTGTCCGATAACAAACTCGAGCCACTAATCACAATGGACACACCAGAAGAAGACACTGCCAACGCAGACTATCTAGAAAAAATCAACATTCCTTCAGCACTAATCAGCAAATCATTAGGAGACAGCATAAAGTCAGCTATATCCGACGGCAACATGGTCAACATGAAGCTAGACTGGACCGAGTCAGTTCCACACCCCGACGAGCGCGTGGAATACGAGCTTTGGACCGATAGCAACGACGAGTGCGGGAAAAAATGTGACACGCAGATTGAGTTTCTAAAAAACTTTAAAGGAGCGGCTCAGATTCTTGAGAAAGGAGGGTACACTCAGTTCACACCGCATTACATCAGTTGGTATTGCCCCAAGGCTTTTATGCTGAGTAGACAGTGTAAGTCTCAGTGTATCAACCATGGAAGGTACTGTGCTCCTGATCCTGAGCAGGATTTTACGAGAGGGTACGATGGAAAAGATGTTGTTGTTCAGAATCTGCGCCACGCTTGTGTGTTTAGAGTGGTTAATGAGACTGGTAAGGCGTGGAAGTGGTGGGACTATGCTACTGATTTTTCTGTTAGATGTCCCATGAAGTATAACAAGTATACAAGTGAATGTGCTGATGAAGTTATCAAGTCACTTGGTGAGTGTAATGACTTCATTAGCTTATGAGATTCTCTTCCCCCTTTAGCTAATTTCTACATTTATTTTTTTGTGTTGTGGTTTTAGGAATTGATCTAGAGAAGGTGTACTTGTGTATGGGAGATACTGAGGGAGATGTGGAGAACCCAGTTCTTAAAGCAGAACAGGAGTCACAGGTAGGCAAAGGTTCTCGTGGAGATGTTACTATCCTCCCAACACTTGTGGTGAACAACAGGCAATACAGAGGTACTACTCAGAGCCATACCAAAACATGTTTTACCTATTTGATTGTTTCTGATATAATCATTGTGGTTCTAGGTAAGTTGGAGAAAGGAGCGGTGCTGAAAGCTATATGTGCAGGGTTTCAAGAGTCAACGGAACCATCAATATGTTTAACTGAAGGTTACATTTCTCTGAAAGATTACTCTAGAACTTAGTTATTTGCATTTCAATAACTTGGAGGAGACGTTTGCTTTAATATTTTTTTGTTTATTACAGATCAAAACACCAATGAGTGCTTAGAAAACAAT
Proteins encoded in this window:
- the LOC106337701 gene encoding vacuolar-sorting receptor 1-like; this translates as MKFGVLALSFILILELAFGTFLVEKNNLKVTSPDSIKGVYECAIGNFGIPKYGGTLVGTVVYPMSNHKGCKSFSEFGVSFKSSPGSLPTFLLIDRGDCYFALKAWNAQQAGAAAILVSDNKLEPLITMDTPEEDTANADYLEKINIPSALISKSLGDSIKSAISDGNMVNMKLDWTESVPHPDERVEYELWTDSNDECGKKCDTQIEFLKNFKGAAQILEKGGYTQFTPHYISWYCPKAFMLSRQCKSQCINHGRYCAPDPEQDFTRGYDGKDVVVQNLRHACVFRVVNETGKAWKWWDYATDFSVRCPMKYNKYTSECADEVIKSLGIDLEKVYLCMGDTEGDVENPVLKAEQESQVGKGSRGDVTILPTLVVNNRQYRGKLEKGAVLKAICAGFQESTEPSICLTEDQNTNECLENNGGCWQDRAANITACLDTFRGRLCECPTVQGVKFVGDGYTHCKASGALRCGINNGGCWRETRGGYTYSACTDDHSSVCKCPPGFRGDGVKSCEDVDECKEKLACQCPECKCKNTWGSYECSCRKGLFYLRELDTCIGAFGAVKLGWSFVLILLLALTAATLSGYAIYKYRIRHYMDSEIRSIMAQYMPLDSQPNNTETHMDF